ACCCAATAACGGAACTAATCCTTCAGTTCTTGGACTAGTTTGATTTGGCATTGATTTGTATTCAACTTTGGATGTTGAAGGATTGTATACTAACCATCCCCAACCACTACCTTGAATTACTGCAGTAGTAGATGAGAATTTCTCTTTGAAGTCAGCAAAACTTCCAAAGGAATCATTGATTGCATCAGCAATTGCTCCTCCAGGTTCACCGCCTCCATTTTGTTTCATGCTATTCCAAAATAACCTGTGGTTATCATAACCACCACCATTGAAATTAATTGCACCTCGTTTGTCTTCAGGAACTGAATTAATATCAGATAGGATATCTAAGATATCTTTTTCTTGAATTTCAGCTGGACATGTTTCAAGTGCTGCATTTAATTTGTCAGTATATGTCTGATGATGTTTTGTGTGATGAATCTCCATTGTTTTTGCATCAATGTGAGGTTCCAATGCATCATAAGCATATGGCATTTCAGGAAGTGTGTATTTTCCCA
This window of the Candidatus Nitrosomarinus catalina genome carries:
- a CDS encoding superoxide dismutase encodes the protein MGKYTLPEMPYAYDALEPHIDAKTMEIHHTKHHQTYTDKLNAALETCPAEIQEKDILDILSDINSVPEDKRGAINFNGGGYDNHRLFWNSMKQNGGGEPGGAIADAINDSFGSFADFKEKFSSTTAVIQGSGWGWLVYNPSTSKVEYKSMPNQTSPRTEGLVPLLGCDVWEHAYYLNYQNKRPVYIEAWWNVVNWDEVEDRFSKAK